A stretch of Gammaproteobacteria bacterium DNA encodes these proteins:
- a CDS encoding GGDEF domain-containing protein: protein MQADTANDPMNASGPLELSSTALAELPLFAGERMDVLEWLLPHCRIERLPPQTRLLTPHDVQDRAYLILQGAVQVRVGTHDEQLIATLGAGQCVGEMSVIEGVPPSADVLTDTACTLIAIEGAALRTLIDTSNVVARNLLKLLARRLRSDNLMVLESLEQKALSERRARIDSLTGLHNRRWLSEHLPDTVEQHHTTARSLSLLMIDIDRFKDFNDRNGHLAGDQALLTVAKVIGGHIRDGDQAARFGGEEFLVILPDTGSAEARRIAGRLRHAIQSTPIATPDGTSLPRVTASIGLAESMPGETAETLIARADAALYQAKRAGRNRVRINLPGDAVPPAGPFTLRRTPERRPR from the coding sequence ATGCAAGCCGATACCGCCAACGATCCGATGAACGCATCCGGACCCCTCGAGCTGTCCTCCACCGCGCTCGCCGAACTGCCCCTGTTCGCGGGGGAGCGGATGGACGTGCTCGAATGGCTCCTCCCCCATTGCCGTATCGAGCGCCTGCCGCCACAGACACGGCTACTCACCCCGCATGACGTGCAGGACCGCGCTTACCTGATCCTGCAGGGTGCTGTCCAGGTCCGGGTCGGTACCCATGACGAGCAGCTCATCGCGACCCTCGGCGCGGGCCAATGCGTCGGCGAGATGTCGGTCATCGAAGGCGTCCCGCCGTCCGCCGACGTGCTCACAGATACCGCCTGCACGCTGATCGCCATCGAGGGTGCGGCGTTACGCACCCTGATCGATACCTCCAACGTCGTCGCACGCAACCTGCTCAAACTGTTGGCACGGCGCCTGCGCAGTGACAATCTGATGGTGCTCGAAAGCCTGGAGCAAAAGGCGCTGTCCGAACGACGTGCCCGGATCGACTCGCTGACCGGGCTGCACAACCGGCGCTGGCTGAGCGAGCATCTGCCGGACACCGTCGAACAGCACCACACGACCGCGCGCAGCCTCAGCCTGCTGATGATCGATATCGACCGGTTCAAGGACTTCAACGACCGTAACGGTCATCTGGCCGGCGATCAGGCGCTGCTGACCGTGGCCAAGGTGATCGGTGGCCACATCCGCGACGGCGACCAGGCGGCACGCTTCGGCGGCGAGGAGTTTCTCGTTATCCTGCCCGACACCGGCAGCGCGGAGGCGCGGCGCATCGCCGGCCGTCTCCGGCACGCCATCCAGAGCACACCGATCGCGACCCCCGACGGGACCTCGCTCCCGCGCGTGACGGCATCCATCGGTCTTGCGGAAAGCATGCCCGGCGAGACGGCCGAGACGTTGATCGCGCGGGCCGACGCCGCGCTCTATCAGGCCAAGCGCGCCGGCCGCAACCGTGTCCGCATCAACCTGCCCGGCGACGCCGTACCGCCGGCCGGCCCCTTCACCCTGCGGCGCACACCCGAGAGACGCCCCCGCTAA
- the recQ gene encoding DNA helicase RecQ, which translates to MNYSSHAAAPDVHATLEHVFGYPSFRPHQQDIIEDLIAGRDAFVLMPTGGGKSLCYQIPALHRPGVGIVVSPLISLMKDQVDTLRANGVAAAFYNSSLGSDEARQVLARLHTHALDLLYISPERLLSEGFLSRLEDVDIGLFAIDEAHCVSQWGHDFRPEYQQLSVLHARFPHVPRIALTATADAQTREDIVRVLQLGQARRHITGFDRPNIHYRVLEKHKPFDQLLRFLENRRDESGIVYALSRKRVEEIATKLSAQGLDAAAYHAGLPAAQRARVQEDFLRDELQIVVATVAFGMGIDKPNVRFVVHFDLPKNIEGYYQETGRAGRDGLPSDALLLYGAQDVVTVRRLIENSDNDAQRRVELHKLNAMVGLAESLTCRRRVLLNYFGERLEQDCGNCDVCLDPPERFDATEDARKALSCVYRVGQRFGVGHVVDVLRGADNERIRSLGHQQLSTYGIGADKSDHEWTSLLRQLIHHGYLLQDIANYSVLKLTAAARPLLRGETPLELARPRVREQPKKKRPRGEGAQGGPYDEILFDRLRALRKRLADAQGVPPYIVFGDASLTQMARDRPLDAEALLGVVGVGQHKLERYGTDFLDAIAEYCLESG; encoded by the coding sequence ATGAATTATTCCTCGCACGCCGCTGCCCCCGACGTTCATGCCACGCTCGAACACGTGTTCGGCTATCCCAGCTTCCGTCCGCATCAGCAGGATATCATCGAGGATCTGATCGCCGGGCGTGACGCCTTCGTACTCATGCCCACCGGCGGCGGCAAGTCGCTGTGCTACCAGATCCCGGCGCTGCACCGGCCGGGTGTGGGGATCGTGGTATCACCGCTGATCTCGCTGATGAAGGACCAGGTCGATACCCTGCGGGCCAACGGCGTGGCGGCGGCCTTCTACAATTCTTCACTCGGTTCCGACGAGGCGCGGCAGGTGCTGGCGCGCTTGCATACGCATGCGCTGGACCTGCTGTACATCAGCCCGGAACGGCTGCTGAGCGAGGGTTTTCTCAGCCGGCTGGAGGACGTCGACATTGGCTTGTTCGCCATTGATGAGGCGCATTGCGTGTCGCAGTGGGGGCACGATTTCCGCCCGGAATACCAGCAGCTGAGTGTTCTGCACGCGCGGTTCCCGCACGTGCCGCGCATCGCGCTGACGGCAACGGCGGATGCGCAGACCCGTGAGGACATCGTCCGCGTCCTGCAACTCGGTCAGGCACGCCGCCACATCACCGGTTTCGATCGGCCGAATATCCACTACCGTGTGCTGGAGAAGCACAAGCCCTTCGATCAGCTGCTGCGCTTTCTGGAGAACCGCCGCGATGAATCCGGTATCGTCTATGCGCTGAGCCGCAAGCGGGTCGAGGAGATCGCCACGAAGCTCTCAGCGCAGGGCCTGGATGCGGCCGCCTATCACGCCGGGCTGCCGGCTGCGCAGCGTGCGCGGGTGCAGGAGGATTTTCTGCGTGACGAGTTGCAGATCGTAGTTGCTACTGTGGCCTTCGGTATGGGCATCGACAAGCCCAATGTGCGCTTCGTGGTGCACTTCGATCTGCCCAAGAACATCGAGGGTTATTATCAGGAGACCGGCCGCGCCGGCCGTGACGGGCTGCCGTCGGATGCGCTGCTGCTGTACGGGGCACAGGATGTCGTCACGGTCCGGCGACTGATCGAGAACAGCGACAACGACGCCCAGCGGCGCGTCGAGCTGCACAAGCTCAATGCGATGGTCGGCCTGGCGGAGAGCCTGACCTGCCGCCGGCGGGTGTTGCTCAACTATTTCGGCGAACGCCTGGAGCAGGATTGCGGTAACTGCGACGTGTGCCTCGATCCGCCGGAACGCTTCGACGCCACCGAGGACGCACGCAAGGCGTTGTCATGCGTCTATCGTGTGGGACAGCGGTTCGGTGTCGGCCATGTGGTCGACGTGCTGCGCGGTGCCGACAATGAGCGTATCCGCAGCCTAGGTCACCAGCAGCTCTCGACCTATGGCATCGGTGCCGACAAGAGCGACCACGAGTGGACCTCGCTGCTGCGCCAGCTTATCCACCACGGTTATCTGCTCCAGGATATCGCCAATTACTCGGTACTCAAGCTCACCGCTGCAGCACGGCCCCTGCTGCGCGGCGAGACCCCACTGGAACTCGCCCGGCCCCGCGTGCGCGAGCAGCCGAAGAAGAAGCGGCCACGCGGTGAGGGTGCGCAGGGCGGTCCCTATGACGAGATCCTGTTCGACCGGCTGCGGGCACTGCGCAAGCGTCTGGCCGACGCCCAGGGCGTGCCGCCCTACATCGTCTTCGGCGACGCCAGCCTGACGCAGATGGCGCGCGATCGACCACTCGACGCCGAGGCACTGCTCGGCGTGGTCGGTGTCGGCCAGCATAAGCTCGAGCGATATGGCACGGATTTTCTCGACGCCATCGCGGAGTATTGCCTCGAGAGCGGCTGA
- a CDS encoding histone deacetylase family protein gives MTIAFISHPDCAAYAGEAGHPDLPARLGAIQDHLLATGLDLALRHYDAPLATREQLCRAHTCGYVDAVLTGGVAGEDTLSSPQLLHAARRAAGAAVLGVDLVLAGHSTSAFCSVRPPGHHAERDRGAGFCVFNNLAVGVLHALRTHGLERVAVVDFDAHFGNGTDAILGGIPEVLYCSLFQYPFYPYVLPEQDDARAVHIRLPANSDGGRVRAEVTAHWLPRLEAFRPELIMISAGFDAHAEDDMADLLLHERDFAWMTQQLHACAGRHAQGRIVSVLEGGYVLSALGRSAAAHLKALLG, from the coding sequence ATGACCATCGCTTTCATATCCCATCCGGACTGCGCGGCCTACGCCGGCGAGGCCGGGCACCCCGACCTGCCGGCACGGCTCGGCGCCATCCAGGATCACCTGCTCGCGACCGGTCTGGATCTCGCCCTGCGCCACTACGATGCGCCGCTGGCGACCCGTGAGCAGTTGTGCCGGGCGCATACCTGCGGGTATGTCGATGCGGTGCTGACAGGTGGTGTGGCGGGCGAGGACACACTGTCGAGCCCGCAGTTGCTGCACGCAGCGCGGCGTGCTGCGGGCGCGGCGGTACTGGGAGTCGATCTGGTGCTGGCGGGGCACAGCACTTCGGCGTTTTGCAGCGTGCGGCCACCGGGTCACCATGCGGAACGCGATCGCGGCGCAGGCTTCTGCGTCTTCAACAACCTCGCCGTCGGCGTCCTCCATGCGTTGCGTACCCATGGCCTGGAGCGCGTTGCCGTCGTCGACTTCGATGCCCATTTCGGCAACGGCACCGACGCCATCCTGGGTGGAATACCGGAGGTATTGTACTGCTCGCTGTTCCAGTATCCGTTCTATCCCTACGTCCTGCCGGAGCAGGACGACGCCCGGGCCGTACATATCCGGCTGCCGGCCAACAGCGACGGGGGGCGGGTGCGCGCCGAGGTCACGGCGCACTGGCTGCCGCGTCTGGAGGCGTTCCGCCCCGAGCTGATCATGATCTCCGCCGGCTTCGACGCGCATGCCGAGGACGACATGGCCGACCTGTTGCTGCATGAACGGGATTTCGCCTGGATGACGCAGCAGCTGCACGCCTGTGCCGGACGCCATGCGCAGGGGCGCATCGTCTCGGTACTCGAGGGTGGCTATGTGTTATCTGCGCTGGGGCGCAGCGCCGCAGCCCACCTCAAGGCGCTGCTGGGCTGA
- a CDS encoding bifunctional acetate--CoA ligase family protein/GNAT family N-acetyltransferase, whose amino-acid sequence MGPHFLDRLFAPRAIAVFGANERPEAVGGRVFENLCESGFAGGLYPINPKHTQVRGHTCHPDLASVGQPVDLAVIATPAATVPDILQDCGEHGVHAAIVMSAGFGEGDGRGAALEKRIVSIARRHGIRLLGPNCLGLIRPSAHMNATFSKNTALPGKLALVSQSGALCTAILDWAAELEIGFSAMVSLGSGADVGFGDILDYLALDPETHSILLYVEGLRDARRFMSGLRIAARMKPVIVIKSGRHEAGSRAAITHSGAMVGADDVFDAALQRAGAIRVMTIKQLFAAANLLSTPHRVQGRRLAVITNGGGPAVMAVDRAVDLGLELADLSQDTLETLDKALPAHWSHANPIDVLGDAGPQRYADAVLACRQDPNVDGMLTILTPQAMTDPTACAEAVIAAHDGDSKPLLACWLGAAQVAEGNRTFMRQQVPAFNNPESAVEAFAYLASYYRGQQLLMQVPAPMARTSEANVEGARLIIDGVLAEHRSILTTAESKALLRTFGIPMTQALEADSPNAALVAATSVGFPVAIKINSPDITHKSDVNGVRLNVTHAQAVRNTFQELVKQARDKFPNANIKGVTVEPMHKPAHGRELLVGVVHDPVFGPAITFGAGGTQVEVLRDRAVALPPLNSFLAESMVGATRYARALAAFRGMPAIDMTALVQVLRRVSEMVCELPQIRSLDINPLIADEHGVMALDARVEVQHPPQSLDRYRHMAIHPYPTHLISRRQLADGTDVIIRPIRPEDAGIEQSFVHSLSPESKYFRFMQGLNELTQEMLIRFTQIDYHRELALVATLDDGPPETALGIARYMTNPDGRSCEFALVVADAWQRKGIGSRLMLALMEAARGRGFQVMNAEVLASNHHMLELVRSLGFDVHTSPEDSGIKVATRAL is encoded by the coding sequence ATGGGCCCCCATTTTCTCGATCGTCTGTTCGCGCCGCGCGCCATCGCGGTGTTCGGTGCCAACGAACGGCCGGAGGCCGTCGGCGGCCGGGTGTTTGAAAACCTCTGCGAGAGCGGCTTCGCGGGTGGGTTGTACCCGATCAACCCCAAACACACGCAGGTCCGCGGCCACACCTGCCATCCCGACCTCGCATCCGTCGGCCAGCCGGTCGATCTCGCCGTCATCGCCACGCCGGCCGCCACGGTGCCCGACATCCTGCAGGACTGCGGTGAACACGGCGTGCATGCCGCCATCGTCATGTCGGCCGGCTTCGGCGAGGGCGACGGCCGCGGTGCCGCCCTGGAGAAGCGTATCGTCAGCATCGCCCGGCGTCATGGCATCCGTCTGCTGGGGCCGAACTGTCTGGGACTGATCCGGCCCTCGGCGCACATGAACGCCACCTTCAGCAAGAACACCGCCCTGCCCGGTAAACTCGCGCTGGTCTCACAATCGGGCGCACTGTGCACGGCCATCCTCGACTGGGCGGCCGAGCTCGAGATCGGCTTCTCGGCGATGGTCTCGCTTGGCAGTGGCGCGGACGTGGGCTTCGGCGACATCCTCGACTATCTCGCCCTGGACCCGGAGACGCACAGTATCCTGCTGTATGTCGAGGGCCTGCGCGATGCACGCCGGTTCATGAGCGGACTGCGCATCGCTGCGCGCATGAAGCCGGTCATTGTCATCAAGTCGGGGCGGCACGAGGCCGGGTCGCGCGCCGCGATCACCCATTCCGGCGCCATGGTCGGTGCCGACGACGTGTTTGACGCGGCGCTGCAACGCGCCGGCGCGATCCGTGTGATGACCATCAAACAGCTGTTCGCCGCCGCCAACCTGCTGTCGACACCGCACCGCGTACAGGGACGACGGCTGGCGGTCATCACCAACGGCGGCGGACCGGCGGTCATGGCCGTCGACCGCGCCGTCGACCTGGGACTGGAACTCGCCGACCTGTCGCAGGATACCCTGGAGACGCTCGACAAGGCCCTGCCGGCACACTGGTCGCACGCCAATCCCATCGATGTGCTCGGTGACGCCGGCCCGCAGCGCTACGCTGATGCGGTGCTGGCCTGCCGCCAGGATCCGAACGTCGATGGCATGCTCACCATCCTCACCCCGCAGGCCATGACCGATCCCACCGCCTGCGCCGAGGCGGTCATCGCTGCGCATGATGGCGACAGCAAGCCGCTGCTGGCCTGCTGGTTGGGCGCCGCGCAGGTGGCCGAGGGGAACCGCACCTTCATGCGCCAGCAGGTCCCGGCCTTCAACAACCCCGAATCGGCGGTCGAGGCCTTCGCCTACCTGGCGAGCTATTACCGCGGCCAGCAGCTGCTCATGCAGGTGCCGGCGCCCATGGCACGCACCAGCGAGGCCAATGTGGAGGGTGCCCGGCTGATCATCGATGGCGTGCTGGCCGAGCATCGCAGCATCCTCACCACCGCCGAGTCCAAGGCCCTGTTGCGCACCTTCGGTATCCCGATGACGCAGGCCTTGGAGGCCGATTCGCCCAATGCGGCGCTGGTGGCCGCCACGTCGGTAGGCTTCCCCGTGGCGATCAAGATCAACTCGCCCGACATCACCCACAAGTCGGACGTCAACGGTGTGCGCCTCAACGTCACTCATGCGCAGGCGGTACGCAATACCTTTCAGGAACTGGTGAAACAGGCACGCGACAAATTTCCCAACGCCAACATCAAGGGCGTGACCGTGGAGCCGATGCACAAACCGGCGCACGGCCGCGAATTGCTGGTCGGCGTGGTGCACGACCCGGTATTCGGCCCTGCCATCACCTTCGGTGCCGGTGGCACCCAGGTGGAGGTGCTGCGCGACCGTGCCGTTGCCCTGCCACCGCTGAATTCATTTCTCGCCGAGAGCATGGTCGGCGCGACCCGCTACGCGCGGGCGCTGGCCGCGTTCCGCGGTATGCCGGCGATCGACATGACCGCCCTGGTGCAGGTGCTGCGGCGGGTCTCGGAGATGGTCTGCGAGCTGCCACAGATCCGTTCGCTGGACATCAATCCGCTGATTGCCGACGAGCACGGTGTTATGGCCCTGGATGCGCGTGTCGAGGTGCAGCACCCGCCACAGTCGCTGGACCGCTACCGGCACATGGCGATCCACCCCTACCCGACGCACCTGATCTCCAGGCGGCAGCTGGCCGACGGCACCGATGTGATCATCCGCCCCATCCGCCCCGAGGATGCCGGCATCGAACAGTCTTTCGTGCACAGCCTGTCGCCGGAATCGAAGTATTTTCGCTTCATGCAGGGCCTGAACGAACTCACCCAGGAAATGCTCATCCGCTTCACCCAGATCGATTACCACCGCGAACTGGCGCTGGTCGCCACACTGGACGACGGCCCGCCCGAGACCGCGTTGGGCATCGCCCGCTACATGACGAACCCCGACGGCAGGAGCTGCGAATTCGCCCTGGTGGTCGCCGACGCCTGGCAGCGCAAGGGTATCGGCTCACGGCTGATGCTGGCACTGATGGAGGCGGCGCGCGGACGCGGCTTCCAGGTGATGAACGCTGAGGTCCTCGCCTCCAACCATCACATGCTGGAACTGGTACGTAGCCTCGGCTTCGACGTTCACACCAGCCCCGAGGACAGCGGCATCAAGGTGGCGACCCGGGCGTTGTAG
- a CDS encoding PQQ-dependent sugar dehydrogenase, whose translation MRKPSGYVCRTGPARTALLALGGILMTAVAAASPPLQYERQPLALPGETVVVQVPAGQRLELLTAALDGPRLLSFAADGELFIGSRSGKVYRLAPPYTAADVLVEPGGYPHSVARRAGEILIARTDGLYRADYEPGQARIAPAALSRLAALPGGSGHNSRSVAIGPDGRVYLSLGIRGNCSDEYLGDDYPFDARRGGILVLNEAADPPRWEAYGSGLRNPVGFDWHPRTGELYASNNGPDHHGYAQPPEYFSRITAGSFHGMPWFQFDGERLRRDACIKRPPPRPLRDVTLPVATFPARNAPMGVAFVPAGALGGMFDFDAVVALRGSWGTQPDGGFAGDAATRRPPKLVRVRFEGGQARAVEDLVTGFQAEDGRRWARPVGVAVGPDGALYFTSDSGVNGLFRLTWRGRGD comes from the coding sequence ATGCGGAAACCATCAGGGTATGTCTGTCGGACGGGACCCGCCCGTACTGCACTGCTCGCACTGGGCGGCATACTGATGACGGCTGTCGCCGCCGCGTCGCCGCCGCTGCAGTACGAACGGCAACCGCTCGCCCTTCCCGGGGAAACGGTCGTGGTGCAGGTACCGGCGGGCCAGCGGCTGGAACTGCTGACCGCTGCGTTGGACGGTCCGCGCCTGCTGAGTTTCGCCGCCGACGGTGAGCTGTTCATCGGCTCCCGCTCCGGCAAGGTCTATCGACTGGCACCGCCGTACACCGCGGCCGATGTGCTGGTGGAACCCGGCGGCTACCCGCACAGCGTCGCGCGGCGTGCCGGTGAAATCCTGATTGCCCGAACGGACGGCCTGTACCGCGCGGACTATGAGCCGGGCCAGGCACGCATCGCGCCCGCTGCGCTGTCCCGGCTCGCGGCGCTGCCGGGCGGCAGCGGTCACAACAGCCGCAGTGTCGCCATCGGGCCGGACGGCCGCGTCTATCTCAGCCTCGGCATCCGCGGTAACTGCAGCGATGAATACCTCGGCGACGACTATCCCTTCGATGCGCGCCGCGGCGGTATCCTGGTACTGAACGAGGCGGCCGATCCACCACGCTGGGAGGCCTATGGGTCCGGTCTGCGCAATCCGGTCGGCTTCGACTGGCACCCGCGCACGGGTGAACTCTATGCCAGCAACAACGGCCCCGATCACCACGGCTACGCACAACCGCCCGAGTATTTCAGCCGTATCACCGCCGGCTCGTTCCACGGTATGCCCTGGTTCCAGTTCGACGGCGAGCGCCTCCGCCGCGACGCGTGTATCAAACGCCCACCACCACGGCCGCTGAGGGACGTGACGCTGCCGGTCGCGACCTTCCCGGCGCGCAATGCCCCCATGGGTGTCGCCTTCGTGCCGGCCGGCGCGCTCGGCGGGATGTTCGACTTCGACGCCGTCGTCGCCTTGCGCGGCTCCTGGGGGACGCAGCCCGACGGTGGGTTTGCCGGCGATGCCGCCACGCGCCGCCCGCCCAAACTGGTGCGCGTACGTTTCGAGGGGGGGCAGGCGCGCGCCGTCGAGGATCTGGTCACCGGCTTTCAGGCGGAGGACGGACGGCGCTGGGCGCGCCCCGTCGGGGTCGCCGTCGGCCCCGATGGGGCGCTCTATTTCACCAGCGACAGCGGTGTCAACGGCCTGTTCCGGCTGACATGGCGGGGACGCGGGGACTGA